The sequence below is a genomic window from Eleginops maclovinus isolate JMC-PN-2008 ecotype Puerto Natales chromosome 20, JC_Emac_rtc_rv5, whole genome shotgun sequence.
AAATGGAAAGCAAGACAAACTGCAAGGAAACAGCAAGTGAGCAACACATGCTAGCAGACACTGAGACCAATGTATGCATATAATTAGTTATGCAGCCTTCCTGTACCACCAACCATGACAGCAGAGCCAAAGGGTAGAACAAAGGGCCCACCAGGTGCCTTTTATATCCTGCTCTAATGAGGGGAGTGGTTGAGGGAGGAGTCAGGCCTTGAGCTGCATTCAGGAGCACCACTTCACTAGAAATCTGGTATTGTGTTAAATTACTacggtaaaaaataaaataatacaagcAGCAGTTACAAAACAATTTGTGGAAAGTTTAAACCGAAGGTTCAATGTTAGTATACAACACTTTCTTTTACAAgctacagttagcttagcttaattTAGCTTTTCCCCTTTCAAGGcagggaaacagctagcatggctTTGCCAATAAAGAAAAGAGACTTCTAAAGCTCACTACTTAATATGTTTATCTCAAATAAGTACAAAAAGGGAAGCAAGATAAAAGGAGTTTTAATTGTACTGGTAGTTACAGTATTTGCCTTTTATGCTCAGGGAAGTTATTATCTTCAGGGGGTCATGCATGTATTAAAAGCTAAAATCTAACACAAAGTGTGTTACTGAGAgggatatatttttaaatactttgtatATTACCACGTTAACTGCTTCCCGACTCTTCCagttgctaagctaagctaagctaaataGTTGTTATTGTGCTTTCTTCGTTTTGACCTGCCAATAGGGAACCGATGCAGCTTGAAGCAATGTGCTGGTAGAGTGAATCAAAATGTGAAATTTAAGTTTTCAACTTAACCTATCCCACAACCTGAAAGCAAATAAGGATAAATGTTGTGCCTACAAACATACTGTGTCTTGCACTTGAAATTGGACATTAAATATGGAACAATGTACAGCAGTGGCAGTCATCATTTACTAAATAAACAGGCAGCAgtgatcaaggttttctgtaactgtccaagtctgttcacattatCTGTTCCAtgaaccagtctttaaacactgcagagcccataccgtgttcctgttagtgtttgcTTCCCGTCTGTCTTTTTCTGGAGATTTCTGTGACCTCCGGCTCGTCTGTGTTTTAACCTCtatcctctctttttcttttgtttactggggacagtttagccatcatgaatccaaagtttggtgctctccacaaatataaaaatgaatattcataaaGTATTCCATTGTGTCTTCTGATGGAGAAAACTAATTATTGTGAATTGTTGTtcacagctgacgttaaattgaCCACACTTCTGATTGACATGACATATGTAGTCCCTCGATCAGTACGTTTCCTCAGCAACCTTCTgatctccttagcaacggtctgttagcgAAAAATAGCAGACCTCAGGAATGTCcaaaccaatcagaatcgagtattcaactaagccatgtaattGGTATGAATCATTGATTTTGTATAGCGTACCCAAAATGTTTGTCCTCCTAAGAGGCTGTTTGTTTCAATAACAGTTATCTACAGTATGACAATCACCTGGCAGTGTCTTAAACTCCGTCTTCTGATTTCCTCTCCTGCTTTCAGCACCCTCCCATGAATTCCACTTCATCTACGGCTGCCTTGAGTCCGGCGATGTGCGAGTGGATGCCCATTTTGATGACAACGTGGCGATGTACGCCGATTTTAACAAGGAGGAGGCAGTGTTCGTGATCCCTCACATGCCTCAGTCCGTGAAATACTTTGAGAAAATGGCTTATGAATACGCCAAATCTAGCATCGCTCACTGTCACAGTGTTTTAGGTCAAGCTAGAATAGCAGATCCTGGTGCTCCCTTACAGCAAGGtagagttttaaaatgtgttattggtTAAATGCAATGAAttacatatgttttgtttaatgaatCAAATAGGTTAACCAcctactgcatttaaaatatatatatttaaaataaagaagtagCAGCCAAAATGAAAACCAATAAGAAAATTCAGGTAGTAAGCCTACCTATTATATATTAAATTGATCTTTATTGTAATTGCCATTGTTATCCTGTTAGTAttccccatttttttttaacataacagtaatctgattacgtctCTTTAATGTCACTGTAAGGGAAtacttttttgtatcctgataaCATAATGGCGTTATCCTATAACTAATTCCTGTGATCATTTGGGGAATCAAAAGAAGTcctctttcacttcttcactTCATTGACCAGATGAGCTCCAAACCTCTCATCTACACACGGTACGAGGAGGAGGCTGGTGTGGGGAACTCTCTCTTCTGTTTGGCCAATCACTTCTACCCCCCGTCCATCAACTTCACCTGGACTAAGAACGGGGTGGAGCTGATGGAGCGGGTATCGAACCTGCGGTACCGTCACAATAGTGACGGGACGTTCCACAGGATTTCAACGCTGAGTTTCACTCCTGGAGACGAAGACGTTTACTCTTGTTCGGTGCAGCACCAGGCCTCACCCCAGCCTCTCTCCACGAGCTGGGGTAAGACCGAGGGCTGTGTCAAAAAAAtgatgattacatttttattataaaggGGGAGTTCAGTTAAATTTACAGTATAAAACCAAAACGTCTATCACACATCATCCTCTGCATCTGCATACATAATGACACCCCACTGCTCCTACTGTAACAccaggatgggtcaaatgcagaatgtaaaatttccctatgtgggaccattaagggtatattctatTTCCTatattcataaatatatattttactcaaCACAattgtgtgaaataaaataaaataaagtctaaTAAAAAAACCTGTAGCAAATTTGGTATATCTATAATACAACTGACTGATGTTTTGAAGAGAGGTCTTCAGTAAACACCTCACCAAGCATATTCGaatagaaaagaaacacattttgtgaaattCACTGTATGGCTGAGAGTTAACTTGGAGAACAAAACCTGGGAAGCAGTTTTTAGGACTTAAGAGAGGGTACATGTAGTTATTATACACTCAACCCTGTTTTGGACTAAAGCTTGTCCCTATACATTTGTGccttaaaaacgtttttttttggttCCCTCCACAGAGCTGAAGGAGAGTCAGTACAGCGTGTGTCCTGCTGCTGGATTCTTTGGAGCCAGTCTGGTTTTGTGCCTGATGGGAATCGGGTCCGGggctttctttttcaccaaGCAGCCAAATTAAAGCCTTTACTTTTGAGATTTCACTCAGAGCAGCTCAAGCAGCATTAAACTaaccacttttttttatgttttatttgaccaTTTGTTTGTTCTACTATGTATTTACCATGAATGAATGATAGTTACTGTAAACGTTACagagattatttttcttttatgatcTTAAGGTGAGACCACGTTTTGTTGTCAAATTTGAATCTAAAGTTTTTACAGAAGGGATTTTGGATATCtacataaatcagaaaatactgtCAATAGctgtaaaatatacatttttcgCAATGTTTCTAggtataaaatgttatataattcaGGCTATGAATGATATACAAATCCTTCTGTAAAAACCTTCAGAATATTGATAGGAATAACACTGGAAAGTTTGGTGTATGTAAGTGCTACTGAAGTGGAAATGTCTTGCTCCCAACATGAGAAAAaactcattttgagaaaaagacCTTTAAGGATATGTATTGTCAAATtccattgtttttaattgaagacACTATTTACAGGCACAATATCTAATCTACTTCTTGGCAACAAAAGTATAgaacatataaaacacataactGAAAACTGAGTAACAGAGCATGTGCCAAATTACTAGTATCTAcatcagaatcaaaatcaggtttattgcaaagtaggttaacacatacggggaatttgtcttggtttacatggtgcatacataaacacagttaaagaaaataaaaagtaagaaacccccccccccctccaaaaaaaccccccaaacaATTGAATGTGCAGCATTGTTATGATAGTGGATGACAGGAAGCTTTTGTAGAAATGTCCAAatacttaaatgaaataaatgaaaacaagacAAAGTTTGCAAAGAGTGGATTAATGTAATACATCTAAAGGGTGGCTGAAGGcaagtgtcagaaaaaaaagaagtgtacGAGTAATGCCGTTGCCTTCTTCTTGCAGTACTCCTGTTTCACCACTAGTTGTCACAAAAGCGTGTTTTTCTCAGACTGCAGTGTCGGTGCTTCATCTAAAATTGTCCCTGGATCGAAATACTGGTCTTCTGTAGTTCCACAACACGCATGTATCACGCTGCTTTTCCAAACTTTACTGACATGAGTGCTGATAATTCAGTTGGAAATGTGTCTGTGCCTTTGCGAAATCTACTGAACTCCATCCAGTGTATGAAAGACCGAGTCAGAGGTAAATATGACGCTTTACAAATGACGCAGCGCACATGGATAACGGCCTTTAAAAGAGATAATGTAGCTAGCATGCTCCGGCTAAACGTGCTTACCGTTTCTTTAAATAACCTAAATATAAAGgcatatttttttcattacatgTCCGCATTATAATGCATGCTGAGCTCGGTTTATCCGGatgaattaatttgttttaacattttgtaaattCAGTTGTTTGCCTTTTCGTTTGTATGCTAAACTGTTAGCAAGTTGTCACATTTCCTTCTTGCGTCTTTGAAACAGCTCGACGTAAATATTCAACTTGTCAGTTAATTAAGTTGGGTGATTAAGTACCATTTTGAGGAATTTTTGCTCTACTTCAAATTGGTTACATTTCGGAGGGAAATACTATTTtgttactccactacatttgtctgaaaactttacaaaacaaagatgtgtgcaccgaaaaacacacaaagagacttTAAGagttaacttttttatttgtcatcaATTTAAGACTTTATTAGTGAATAACAAAAGCAGTCTTTTCAATAGACACGGTTTGAGACGAGGTTTCTTTTCTTTGGGAATTGGATATGGCATTTTATCTTGAAAAGGGAAGATTTGTAACAAACTATCATATTTTCTTCCTCAGATGGAGAATCCAATGAGTCCGATGGAGCCTTTGACCTCTCCAACTTCTGGGACACTTTGAGTTGGGTTTGGTTTATTATTAAGACCATCATCCACCTCCTGCTCCTTGTTCAGCTGCCATTAAGACCCTCTCTATAGCAACATTTCCCATTTTGTTGTCCTTGATGTCTTGCTCTGATATCAGCCGTTGCATGTCatatattaaacaaatgttttataataactTCATCATCAGTTTAATATTAAATGACAGGCTcatttgtgtttcttatttGAATTTACTTCTTTAGATAAGGACATGTTGCCAACAGACAGGTGTAGTACCTTTCCATAAAGCCACTAGAGCATGTTCGATGACACACAATCCAAATAGTAATCAGCCACtggtctaaaataaaaaatgtctttttattaaCAACCTCTTTCTTAAAAAACCCCAAAGCTTAATagatattttggatttgtggtCAAAAAAACAATTCTGCTCCTCGTCTCATTGGTTGTCATATCCCAGCTGTCCTCAAATTCCTCACTAAATgaatagaaaaatataaatttgccattaaaatgaaacataaccTTTCCATCAAACACGTATTTAACACAACATGTTTAATATGTATTACTCTAAATATTGACTTTGAGTTCATTATCTGTCTAACACCAGGATTGTGTGGCAAATATTTACCTACCAATATTCATGTAATGGTCAGGATCCCTTTGAAATGTAATAGCAGCCCACTCATGTATTGGGAGGGTTTTATTGTGATGTAACTGTGTCTCCTGTCCTCAGACCAGGCGGTGAAGGCGGTGTCGCAGGAAGCCACTAAACTCAGCGTGGCATTCTCCAAACCCCCGCTGCCATCACAACAGGTCAGATCATATTTGGGTGGGGCTGTGCCAaatttcttttgtcttttacaATCTAAACTGGGATTAAAGGTTTTCAAATGAAGCTGCAATGTCATCACCAGGTTTATAtcaaatcataaaataataatacactttgcAGTTGTTGTTATGATACTAGATTAGATTACATTCAACGTTATTGTCCTTGCAAAGAGTACAAATACTTAAGACAACAAATGTAGTCAGCATctaaccagaagtgcaaaacagcagaaagtgcAGAGTTTGTTcaagtataatatatatatatatatatatatatatatatatatatatatatatatacagtggggcaaaaaagtatttagtcagccaccaattgtgcaagttctcccattataaaagatgagagaggcctgtaattttcatcataggtatacctcaactatgagagacagaatgagaaaaaaaaatccaggaaatcacattgtaggatttttaatgaatttattttcaaattattgtggaaaataagtatttggtcaataacaaaagttcatctcaatactttgttatataccctttgttggcaatgacagaggtcaaacgttttctgtaagtcttcacaaggttttcacacactgttgctggtattttggcccattcctccatgcagatctcctctaaagcagtgatgttttggggctgtcgctgggcaacacggactttcaactctctccaaagattttctatggggttgagatctggagactggttaggccactccaggaccttgaaatgcttcttacgaagccactccttcgttgccctggcggtgtgtttgggatcattgtcatgctgaaagacccagccacgcttcatcttcagtgcccttgctgatggaaggaggttttcactcaaaatctcacgatacatggccccattcattctttcctttacacggatcagtcgtcctggtccctttgcagaaaaacagccacaaagcatgatgtttccacccccatgcttcacagtaggtatggtgttctttggatgcaactctgcattctttctcctccaaacacgacgagttgagtttttaccaaaaagttctattttggtttcatctgaccatatgacattctcccaatcctcttctggatcatccaaatgccctctagcaaacttcagacgggcctggacatgtactggcttaagcaggggggcacgtctggaactgcaggatttaagtccctggcggcgtagtgtgttactgatggtagcctctgttactttggtcccagctctctgcaggtcattcactaggtccccccgtgtggttctgggatttttgctcaccgttcttgtgatcattttgaccccacggggtgagatcttgcgtggagccccaggtcgagggagattagcagtggtcttgtatgtcttccattttctaataattgctcccacagttgatttcttcacaccaagctgcttacctattgcagattcagttttcccagcctggtgcaggtctacaattgtgtctctggtctcctttgacagctctttggtcttggccatagtggagtttggagtatgactgtttgaggttgtggacaggtgtcttttatactgataacgagttcaaaaaggtgccattaatacaggtaacgagtggaggacagaggagcctcttaaagaagaagttacaggtctgtgagagccagaaatcttgcttgtttgtaggtgaccaaatacttattttaccgaggaatttaccaataattcattaaaaatcctacaatgtgacttcctggattttattttctcattctgtctctcatagttgaggtatacctatgatgaaaattacaggcctctctcatctttttaaatgggagaacttgcacaattggtggctgacaaaaaatgtttttgcccCGCtctatgtgtgtatatgtgtgtatgtatatatgtgtgtatgtatatatgtatatatatatatgtatgtatatatgtatatatatatatatatatatagtgtgtatatacagctctggaaaaaaataagggacctctccaaatgtttcttaaatctgtatctctatctctgaatttcaacacagaaaaattgtcagtagtttatagaatacaaaaaagtaatattaataatttaactcaaagaaatatacctataaataataaaacaagagaaaatgaatgataatgctgaagtagtctctttatttttctggggctgtataaACACGTGACAGATATAAACaaactgaatgtatttaaagtatgaACATTATGAGGACGtataaacatttaacagcaaTATAGAAACTGGAAACACTATAATtcaggaataaaaataaacagtataaTACAGACACCATCCACAGAATAAAGATCAACTCAtcaagtttgtgtgtgtggatatgtgCAGGGTGGGAGGGGGGCAGCTGTCATTGTTCAGAGTTCATTCAGATGATGGCTGAGGGGAAGAAGCTCTTCTCTGGGCAACTAGACAGTACATTTCAGATTAAGATCACCTTTATTACACACGCACTAACGCGACCTATAGACATGCACTAATGTAAAGGTGGCCGAGCGACAAGGCTGCTGGTGTCCTGGCGCCGAAGAGCAGTTGTGGGTTTAGTGCACAGAAGGCGAACTGGCATTCCTCCAGATACTTATTTTTGGTCCGATctcaagccaagtccctacagactgagctactgtcgcccccaaacacaaatgttcctttttttctctctttatctatctatccttttctctctgcaggatgGAGAGAAATTATCCGAGTCGATCCTGAAGagtgtcctctctctgtccacaGTATATTACTGGCTGCCCAAGAGCCAAGGTAAACACACCAGACCAATCAGGAATCTGTTCAGAAGAACGACACGATCCCTCTGTTTATAATGCAGTAACATTTCCATCCATTCTGGTTTGAATAGGTTGATACAAGTGGAGTTAATATGAAAGACTGGATAATTTGAAGCTTCTTGTAGCGTTTACCCGCTTTGATACTAAActatttatttctaataacaatatcaataataataataaagctttatgtatatagcacttttcatactgcagctgcagctcagagtgcTTTACCATAGGGCACACGTCACAAGTTAATATCAACAAGAAGAAATTCCCCTCAGATAGTGATCCCTctcaaagaaataaaggaagacaaaagagaaaagaaaccgataaaaaacatatactataaacatgtatacacaataaaataatgacaatttATACTAATTGATATTTATACTAGAGGATAAACCATTAAGAGTTTAAAAGACCAACTTCAAAGGAAATATCGctgataaaactgaaataatacaagttaaaacatataaaaccttttaaaataaataaaacaatgtcaaatTGCATAGTGAAAGGTAAATAATAGATACTAAAGACTCAATTCCAAGAAGGAGGTGTCGCTAATTATTGCgttgaaaaaacaaactgtctatatatttgtttggaaaaaaagaaataaaaaaaaactgatgtaACTAATTCTGTCCCCTCTCTGTTTGTCCCCTCCCTGTTTGTCCCCTCTCTGTTTGTCCCCTCTCTGTTtgtcccctctctgtctgtcccctctctgtctgtcccctctctgtttgtcccttctgtgtgtgtgtctgtgtgtgtcctcaggtgtGAGTCTGCGACGACAGGTGAGAGACGCCACAGTCGAGGTGTTGGAGGGAGTCATACAGCTGGTGGAGGTCATACTGAGCTCACCATtacagaggtacacacacacacacacacacacacacacacacacacacacgttcataTAACATATCATAGTAAGTTAGAACTGATTGgcacagcagaaacaaaatgcAACGACACACACTTACTCTGGGGTTTCCATaataactttaacattttaatcagtagtttattgttgttattattattattattgcaaaCATCTTTTAATGGTACtgaatttcacacacacagttcttaGTCCTTAACATTTACACTTTAAGACACTGGAGTCAGGAGTATTacatgtgtgtttcctctctgttttttatctctcataatttaatttgaattcctcccactccctctccctcactttTAGTCTGTCTCAGGAACAGTTGACTTCAACCGGAGGCGTCTGGTCCGCCTGCGACAGCTTTACCCAGCTGCCCCGAGGTCAGAAGACTTAAcaggatttatattttgttttatatgtgGATTAGAGTCAGATACAATCAAAGACTGTTAAACTCTGCCCCTgcttgtattttgtttttaagttacaACTTTTAATCATTATAATTCAAACAATCgtgataaaacataaaaaatatgatgtatatttaaaagaataaaaactgaGCTGCTTTTATTATCCACAATTGAAAGGCCctaaaaaaatctatattttattgGTTTCGATCACAGAAAGCAGTTTCAccagatttcatttttttaaatttctttcACAAGGCTGAGTGTGTTTCAGCTGGAAATGAAACGAAGCTTTACAggatttattcattctttattaATGAGTTGAATCACTTTAGTTTTTATTAGCATTACCAGGTTTCTTCTAGACATAAAGGCAACTGTAATACAGGTTTTtcaacaggttttttttatggatgAGGTCAAAAAATCAACTTGCCAAAGACAATTTCTAACTTGAtccatttaaattatttatttattggacattttctTAAGTTAAACTCAAGTTAATATACAAGTGCTGTTGTGTACATCTTCTGTGTAGcataacacaacattttaattccACCACAGTTACATAAATCATGATTTTTGTCAAATTCATGTCGACATGCTTTCACTGTCATTACGTCGAATAATTTAGAGGGAATCACAACCAAGTAACACttgtctgtttctctgcagttttttgatggaaaaacatttttatattccaCAGATAATAAGGCAGCTCTGTTGGTGGTTCTGTCTGCTCAGATTGGAGTTGTTAAAGATGCCATAGAGGAAAttgaacaggtacacacacacacacacacacacacacattctaaaGGCACATTTTTTCCCATAGCGCATCAAGTCGTTTAATATATAATCTTCTGAAAGGAGCAATTATGCATAAAGGGCTTTCACTTTAAATCCAAACAACAAACCTCAAAGTATTTACAttcaatgtaaaatgtaatacttgTTATTCAACTTGAATGTTAGGCTTATAATGGAGGAGCTGTGGATATACAATTTAATTGCAAAACACACTAAACATAAAGAACATGCTTGAGTCTGTACAGGGAGTGTGCGCTCACCTTTGTCTAATTGAGACAGCGTCATCACTCAGGGAATTTCCTGATGAGAATTTCGTTTTTCATTTCCTCCCCAGCCGAGTATTAAAACCAGATCTCTACAAGCTGCTTCCTGGTGGTCTAATTTAAATTGAAAGCGTGTGGCGGCTActtttaacagaaaacaaaaacgtttAATTACCTGTAATAATTGGAAACGTGTTGTACATATcaggtttttgtcattttcaacaaaaatgCCCTACAACcatcaaaagtatttaatttttCGTATTGGAAATGCATTATTAACTGGAAAACATTTTCCCTGTTGTGGTGTGGTTATGGTTGTATTACCTGACTAACTGACTTTATTATATGATACTCGAgcataatgaaatgaatacagtATTATAATGTAAAGCATCAAGAAAGAAATAcccattttgatttatttggaaCACCATTTGGTGgtccccccacacacacacacacatacacatacacatacacacacacacacacatacacatacacatacacacatacacatacacatacacacacacacacatacacatacacatacccatacacatacacacacacacacacacacacacacacacacacacatacacatacacatacacatacacatacatacacacatacacacacacacacacaccattaaaaTGAGTCAAAGCTGACAAATGAATGGCATTAACATTACAGTTTCAGTCAGAATCACACGTGACGTTGCTCACTTGAAGCATCGTTAGGtcatttcttaatttaaaaatgatattttattgGGTTTTGCTTTTGAAACTCCTTTTAAtctactgtgtttgttttaaacttaTACTGCTTTTAAGTTTTTTACTAAATTTGAgactgtgtgttgttgttgaatttAATTGTTGTTTCCGTTGATGTTTGTAACTGGTGCTCTACTGCGTATTGTATATGTTAGCGGAGCTGTGGAGGAGAAGCTGTGTTACTGTATACTACTCCACTTCACTGAgaacctccccccccccccaggcgtTATCAGAGGTTCAGGACCCGTTCAGTGACGTCCTGGACGATGATCAGGACCCTCGAGGAAACCAGGACACCTATTGGTCCGAGAAGGACCGCCGTGTGATTGGTCCGTGTCAGGGCCTCATGAAGGCGTCCGCGGCGTGCCTGAGGAAACTGACGTCTGCCGCCAAAACCCTCGGGGATGTCTCCACGCCTCAAAACGTGGCTCAACTCGACGACCTGGCAGACATCATCAAGGAAATCAGTCctgggtacacacacacacacacacacacacacacacacacacacacacacacacacacacacacacacacacacacacacacacacacacacacacacacacacacacacacaattatgtgATCATAGTAGGAGGGTTGATTTCTGGTCTGTAAGGACCGATAGCtattcaatttaattttgttactttattgcacattttattgcaCTCTAAATtcctaaacacatttatttgttgttatatttcATTGCCAAAGATAAgtttcttatgtttgtatatattagCATCTTATTAGTCTTTGATCGCACGTTTTTTGAggaaacttgtttttaaatagttatttGTATTCTATGTTATTTAGATTATTGCAcgtttttactttaacttattATGTATGTTTATCAAAGTGACAAATGGCTAAAATCACAAATTGGTCTGTCGGTTTGATTTGCTTTGATAGGTTTTAAACCAACCTTCATTGAACTTTTTGGCCATATATACTTTGATCATttagcatttctgttttttaatgaaCTCAATGAAGTTGTTTTACtcaatgaaacacacaaacaaatctcTGCCTCT
It includes:
- the LOC134883146 gene encoding beta-2-microglobulin-like is translated as MSSKPLIYTRYEEEAGVGNSLFCLANHFYPPSINFTWTKNGVELMERVSNLRYRHNSDGTFHRISTLSFTPGDEDVYSCSVQHQASPQPLSTSWELKESQYSVCPAAGFFGASLVLCLMGIGSGAFFFTKQPN
- the ccndbp1 gene encoding cyclin-D1-binding protein 1 homolog, encoding MYHAAFPNFTDMSADNSVGNVSVPLRNLLNSIQCMKDRVRDGESNESDGAFDLSNFWDTLNQAVKAVSQEATKLSVAFSKPPLPSQQDGEKLSESILKSVLSLSTVYYWLPKSQGVSLRRQVRDATVEVLEGVIQLVEVILSSPLQSLSQEQLTSTGGVWSACDSFTQLPRDNKAALLVVLSAQIGVVKDAIEEIEQALSEVQDPFSDVLDDDQDPRGNQDTYWSEKDRRVIGPCQGLMKASAACLRKLTSAAKTLGDVSTPQNVAQLDDLADIIKEISPGVDDLALCLYPPMDYSGVEENVSKLAALLKKVLEIIRCSHVCGESHLTWVQFLKGAVDHNLQKTKELLQQDS